From Caviibacter abscessus, one genomic window encodes:
- the pflB gene encoding formate C-acetyltransferase, whose translation MDAWRGFKSGNWNEKIDVSDFIKLNYTEYTGDGSFLAGATDATKKLWDILTPKIKEEREKGIYDAETKKPSQIDAYGAGYIDKDLEQIVGLQTDAPLKRAIFPNGGLRMVKNSLEAFGYTLDKETEEIYTKYRKTHNDGVFSAYTEDIRLARKTGVVTGLPDAYGRGRIIGDYRRVPLYGVDYLIEQKQKELISLDNDEMVEDLIRDREETFEQIQALKALKRMAESYGYDISKPATNAKEAVQWLYFAYLGATKDQNGAAMSIGRTSTFLDIYIQRDLEEGLITEEQAQEYMDHFVMKLRIIRFLRTPEYDALFSGDPVWVTESIGGMGKDGRSLVTKNSFRILHTLYNLGPAPEPNLTVLWSEKLPMEWKKFCAQVSIDTSSLQYENDDLMSPQFGDDYGIACCVSPMTIGKQMQFFGARVNLPKALLYAINGGIDEIKGIQVTPAGMFEPITSEYLDFDEVWAKYDKLLDWLAKTYVKALNIIHYMHDKYSYESFEMALHDRTIKRTEAFGIAGLSIVADSLAAIKTGKVRVIRDENGLAVDYVNEAEYVPFGNNNDETDKFAVDMVKIFMNKIRSHKMYRNAIPTQSVLTITSNVVYGKKTGNTPDGRRSGKPFGPGANPMHGRDTSGAVASLASVAKLPFEHANDGISYTFAITPDTLGKNREEKQVNLVGLLDGYFNQTGQHLNVNVFGRELLEDAMEHPEKYPQLTIRVSGYAVNFVRLTKEQQLDVINRTISSKM comes from the coding sequence ATGGACGCTTGGAGAGGGTTTAAGTCAGGAAATTGGAACGAAAAAATTGATGTATCTGACTTTATTAAATTAAACTATACTGAGTATACAGGAGATGGTAGTTTCTTAGCAGGAGCTACAGATGCTACAAAGAAATTATGGGATATCTTAACACCAAAGATTAAAGAAGAAAGAGAAAAAGGTATATATGATGCTGAAACTAAAAAACCAAGTCAAATAGATGCGTATGGAGCAGGATATATTGACAAAGATTTAGAACAAATAGTTGGGCTTCAAACAGATGCACCTTTAAAGAGAGCAATCTTCCCTAATGGTGGATTAAGAATGGTTAAAAACAGTTTAGAAGCATTTGGTTATACACTAGATAAAGAAACAGAAGAAATTTATACAAAATATAGAAAAACACATAATGACGGAGTTTTCTCAGCTTATACTGAAGATATAAGACTTGCAAGAAAAACAGGTGTTGTTACAGGTCTTCCTGATGCTTATGGTAGAGGAAGAATTATAGGAGATTACAGAAGAGTTCCTTTATATGGTGTTGACTACTTAATTGAACAAAAACAAAAAGAACTTATATCATTAGATAATGATGAAATGGTTGAAGATTTAATAAGAGATAGAGAAGAAACATTTGAACAAATACAAGCATTAAAAGCATTAAAGAGAATGGCTGAATCATATGGTTATGATATTTCAAAACCTGCTACAAATGCTAAAGAAGCTGTTCAATGGCTATACTTTGCGTATCTTGGTGCAACTAAAGACCAAAATGGTGCTGCAATGAGTATAGGAAGAACTTCAACATTCTTAGATATATATATTCAAAGAGATTTAGAAGAAGGATTAATAACAGAAGAACAAGCACAAGAATATATGGATCACTTTGTTATGAAATTAAGAATAATAAGATTCTTAAGAACTCCTGAATATGATGCATTATTCTCTGGAGATCCAGTATGGGTTACTGAATCAATCGGAGGTATGGGTAAAGATGGAAGATCATTAGTAACAAAAAATTCATTTAGAATTTTACATACTTTATATAATTTAGGTCCTGCACCAGAACCAAACTTAACAGTATTATGGTCTGAAAAATTACCTATGGAATGGAAAAAATTCTGTGCACAAGTTTCAATAGATACTTCATCATTACAATATGAAAATGATGATTTAATGAGCCCACAATTTGGTGATGACTATGGTATAGCTTGTTGCGTTTCTCCAATGACTATTGGTAAACAAATGCAATTTTTTGGAGCAAGAGTAAACTTACCTAAAGCTTTATTATACGCTATAAATGGTGGTATAGATGAAATTAAAGGTATCCAAGTAACTCCAGCAGGAATGTTTGAACCAATTACATCAGAATACTTAGACTTTGATGAAGTTTGGGCTAAATATGATAAATTATTAGACTGGTTAGCAAAAACATATGTTAAAGCACTAAATATTATTCATTATATGCATGATAAATATTCTTATGAATCATTTGAAATGGCATTACATGATAGAACAATAAAAAGAACTGAAGCATTTGGTATAGCAGGACTATCAATAGTTGCAGATTCACTTGCTGCAATTAAAACGGGTAAAGTTAGAGTTATAAGAGATGAAAATGGTCTTGCAGTTGACTATGTAAATGAAGCTGAATATGTTCCATTTGGAAATAACAATGATGAAACAGATAAATTTGCAGTAGATATGGTTAAAATATTTATGAATAAAATTAGATCACATAAAATGTATAGAAATGCAATACCTACTCAATCAGTATTAACAATAACTTCTAATGTTGTTTACGGTAAGAAAACAGGAAATACACCTGATGGAAGAAGAAGCGGTAAACCATTTGGACCTGGAGCAAACCCAATGCACGGAAGAGATACAAGCGGAGCAGTTGCATCACTTGCATCAGTTGCAAAATTACCGTTTGAACACGCAAATGACGGAATTTCATACACATTTGCAATCACACCTGATACATTAGGTAAGAATAGAGAAGAAAAACA
- the gpmA gene encoding 2,3-diphosphoglycerate-dependent phosphoglycerate mutase, which translates to MKLVLVRHGESQWNLENRFTGWTDVDLTQKGIEEAKKGGQTLKEQGFTFDVAYTSYQKRAIKTLNYILEEIEQLYLPVYKTWRLNERHYGALQGLNKAETAKKYGDEQVHIWRRSFDVAPPKLEDGDERLPENDIRYANMTDLPRGESLKDTIARVLPYWNETISKDIQNGKNVIIAAHGNSLRALIKYLLNISDTDILDLNLPTGKPLIFELDKDLNIISQPELF; encoded by the coding sequence ATGAAATTAGTTTTAGTTCGTCATGGTGAAAGTCAATGGAATCTAGAAAACAGATTCACTGGTTGGACTGACGTAGACCTTACACAAAAAGGTATAGAAGAAGCAAAAAAAGGGGGGCAAACTTTAAAAGAACAAGGGTTCACTTTTGATGTTGCGTATACTTCATATCAAAAACGTGCAATTAAAACTCTAAATTATATATTAGAAGAAATTGAACAACTTTATCTTCCTGTTTACAAAACTTGGAGATTAAATGAAAGACACTATGGTGCTCTACAAGGATTAAATAAAGCTGAAACAGCTAAAAAATATGGCGATGAACAAGTGCACATTTGGAGAAGAAGTTTTGATGTAGCACCTCCAAAACTTGAAGACGGAGATGAAAGATTACCTGAAAACGATATTAGATATGCAAATATGACTGATTTACCTAGAGGAGAAAGCTTAAAAGATACAATAGCACGTGTATTACCTTATTGGAATGAAACTATTTCAAAAGATATACAAAATGGTAAAAATGTAATAATAGCAGCACACGGTAACAGTTTGAGAGCTCTTATTAAATATCTTTTAAATATTTCAGATACAGATATATTAGATTTAAATTTACCAACAGGTAAACCATTAATATTTGAACTTGATAAAGATTTAAATATAATTTCACAACCAGAATTATTTTAA
- the metK gene encoding methionine adenosyltransferase — translation MMSKVYFTSEFVSPGHPDKICDQISDAILDECLKEDENSRVACETFATTGLILVGGEITTKTYVDIQKTTRDLIKEIGYIPGLGFDYDCGIINTIHSQSPDIAMGVDTGGAGDQGIMFGGAVDETPNYMPLAITLAREIIIKLTNLTKDKTLLWARPDAKSQVTLEYENDKIIGIDSIVLSVQHSEDVTLEKIKEDLKTLVLAPTLEKYGYDLAKVKHIYINPTGRFVIGGPHGDTGLTGRKIIVDTYGGYFRHGGGAFSGKDSSKVDRSAAYMARYIAKNIVASKIAKKCEIQLSYAIGVSQPTSIKVDTFGTSNINDEKIIETIKKLFDLSPKGIEKTLKLRTPNFRYRDLAALGHIGREDIKLPWEELDKVDELKKELYV, via the coding sequence ATGATGAGTAAAGTTTATTTCACTTCAGAATTTGTATCTCCAGGACATCCTGATAAAATATGTGATCAAATATCTGACGCTATATTAGATGAATGTTTAAAAGAAGATGAAAATTCAAGGGTTGCTTGTGAAACTTTTGCTACTACAGGACTTATTTTAGTTGGTGGTGAAATCACAACAAAAACTTATGTAGATATACAAAAAACTACTAGAGATTTAATTAAAGAAATTGGCTATATACCTGGACTTGGATTTGACTATGACTGTGGTATTATTAATACTATTCATTCTCAATCCCCTGATATAGCTATGGGCGTAGATACTGGCGGAGCTGGAGATCAAGGAATAATGTTTGGAGGGGCTGTTGATGAAACTCCGAATTATATGCCTCTTGCAATTACTCTTGCAAGAGAAATAATAATCAAACTTACTAATCTTACTAAAGATAAAACTCTTTTATGGGCTAGGCCTGATGCTAAATCACAAGTAACACTAGAATATGAAAACGATAAAATAATAGGTATTGATTCCATTGTTTTATCTGTTCAACATAGTGAAGACGTTACACTTGAAAAAATAAAAGAAGATTTAAAAACTCTAGTTTTAGCACCCACTCTGGAAAAATACGGATATGATTTAGCTAAAGTAAAACATATTTATATAAATCCTACAGGTAGATTTGTAATAGGTGGTCCACATGGAGATACTGGTCTTACAGGAAGAAAAATAATAGTTGATACTTATGGTGGATACTTTAGACATGGCGGTGGGGCATTTTCAGGAAAAGATAGTTCAAAAGTTGACAGATCTGCTGCATATATGGCAAGATACATCGCTAAAAATATAGTAGCAAGCAAAATTGCAAAAAAATGTGAAATACAACTATCATATGCTATTGGAGTAAGTCAACCAACCTCAATAAAAGTTGATACTTTCGGTACATCTAATATAAATGATGAAAAAATCATAGAAACTATAAAAAAATTATTCGATCTATCTCCTAAAGGCATTGAAAAAACTCTTAAACTAAGAACTCCAAATTTTAGATACAGAGATTTAGCTGCACTTGGGCATATCGGACGTGAAGATATTAAATTACCTTGGGAAGAACTTGATAAAGTAGATGAGCTTAAAAAGGAACTGTATGTTTAA
- the pykF gene encoding pyruvate kinase PykF, with protein sequence MKIKMTKVVCTIGPKSEKPEVLKQLVLNGMNVMRLNFSHGDFEEHGARIKTIREISKETGKHVAILLDTKGPEIRTGAFRDGDVKYELVEGAKITVTTDFSVLGDDKRIAVSYKNMSEDLKPGDTILLDDGLIGLNVDSIDGTEIYCTVKNSGLLGQKKGVNLPGVSVNLPALAQKDIEDLKFGCREGVDFIAASFIRKASDVAAVRKVLDENGGENIKIISKIENQEGIDNFDQILELSDGIMVARGDLGVEVPVEQVPFMQKMMIRKCNEVGKPVITATQMLDSMQRNPRPTRAEAGDVANAILDGTDAVMLSGESANGKYPVEAVRTMATISAVTDQYGVTKRTFEPKTLTVTEAISKSAVYSALSLDAKLIVCWTKTGRAAKMLRKYNPTMPIIALTDNEQAARQLAIVRGVRAVLAKDLDRTEDFFKKALEIAGGSNTTTDDENYTGIRKGDLIVLVTGISETGTTNTLKIARIGE encoded by the coding sequence ATGAAAATAAAAATGACAAAAGTTGTTTGTACAATAGGTCCAAAAAGTGAAAAACCTGAAGTTTTAAAACAATTAGTTTTAAACGGAATGAATGTTATGAGATTAAACTTCTCACATGGAGATTTTGAAGAACATGGTGCAAGAATTAAAACAATAAGAGAAATAAGCAAAGAAACAGGTAAACACGTTGCTATTCTATTAGATACTAAAGGTCCTGAAATTAGAACTGGTGCTTTTAGAGACGGAGATGTTAAATATGAACTTGTTGAAGGTGCAAAAATCACTGTTACAACTGATTTCTCAGTATTAGGTGATGATAAGAGAATCGCAGTTTCATATAAAAATATGTCAGAAGATTTAAAACCTGGTGATACTATCTTATTAGATGATGGTTTAATAGGATTAAATGTAGACAGTATTGATGGAACTGAAATTTACTGTACTGTAAAAAACAGTGGATTATTAGGTCAAAAGAAAGGTGTTAATTTACCGGGTGTATCTGTAAACTTACCTGCATTAGCTCAAAAAGATATTGAAGATCTTAAATTCGGTTGTAGAGAAGGCGTTGACTTCATAGCTGCTTCATTTATAAGAAAAGCTTCAGACGTTGCTGCTGTTAGAAAAGTGCTTGATGAAAATGGTGGAGAAAATATTAAAATCATTTCTAAAATTGAAAACCAAGAAGGTATAGATAACTTTGATCAAATACTTGAATTATCAGATGGTATAATGGTTGCAAGAGGAGACCTTGGTGTTGAAGTTCCTGTTGAACAAGTTCCATTTATGCAAAAAATGATGATTAGAAAATGTAATGAAGTAGGTAAACCTGTTATTACAGCTACTCAAATGTTAGACTCAATGCAAAGAAATCCAAGACCTACAAGAGCTGAAGCAGGAGACGTTGCTAACGCTATTCTTGATGGTACAGATGCAGTTATGTTATCAGGAGAATCTGCAAATGGTAAATATCCAGTAGAAGCAGTTAGAACAATGGCAACAATTTCTGCTGTTACTGACCAATATGGAGTTACAAAGAGAACTTTTGAACCAAAAACATTAACAGTTACTGAAGCAATAAGTAAAAGTGCTGTTTACTCTGCTCTATCATTAGATGCTAAATTAATCGTTTGTTGGACTAAAACAGGAAGAGCTGCAAAAATGCTTAGAAAATACAATCCTACTATGCCAATAATCGCATTAACTGATAATGAACAAGCAGCAAGACAATTAGCTATAGTAAGAGGAGTTAGAGCTGTTTTAGCTAAAGATTTAGACAGAACTGAAGACTTCTTCAAAAAAGCTCTTGAAATTGCAGGTGGAAGCAACACAACTACAGATGATGAAAACTATACAGGAATAAGAAAAGGAGATTTAATTGTGCTAGTTACAGGAATTTCTGAAACAGGTACTACAAATACTCTTAAAATTGCTAGAATTGGCGAATAA
- the recR gene encoding recombination mediator RecR, with product MNKLDELIKVFSSLQGIGKKSAIRIAFDLLEKNEYEVKHLVDTITTAYENIKPCSICNNLTEQGICDICSNDKRNKKIICVVENTRDVMAFENAGGYNGLYHVLGGKIDPLNGKGVKELNIDNLIQRLDNVDEIVLALNPDIEGETTILYLSKIISKKDIKISRIASGIPMGGNIEYTDIMTLIKAMEGRQVIYDE from the coding sequence ATGAATAAATTAGATGAATTGATAAAAGTTTTCTCAAGCTTACAAGGTATAGGCAAAAAAAGTGCTATAAGAATAGCATTTGATTTGCTTGAAAAAAATGAATATGAAGTAAAACATTTAGTTGATACTATAACTACTGCATATGAAAACATTAAACCTTGTAGTATATGCAATAACTTAACAGAACAAGGTATATGTGATATTTGTTCTAATGACAAAAGGAATAAAAAAATAATTTGTGTTGTTGAAAATACCAGAGATGTTATGGCTTTTGAAAACGCAGGTGGATATAACGGGCTATATCATGTTTTAGGTGGTAAAATTGACCCTTTAAATGGTAAAGGGGTTAAAGAATTAAATATTGATAACCTTATACAAAGACTAGATAATGTTGACGAAATCGTACTAGCACTTAATCCGGATATTGAAGGAGAAACAACAATACTTTATTTAAGTAAAATAATATCTAAAAAAGATATTAAAATAAGTCGTATTGCAAGCGGTATCCCCATGGGAGGAAATATTGAGTATACTGATATAATGACACTTATTAAAGCAATGGAAGGAAGACAGGTGATTTATGATGAGTAA
- a CDS encoding helix-turn-helix transcriptional regulator, whose amino-acid sequence MKLKLVRISKELSQQALADLVGVSRQTINAIEKGDYNPTIKLCISICKVLDKTLDELFWQDDESE is encoded by the coding sequence ATGAAATTAAAATTAGTAAGAATATCAAAAGAGTTATCTCAACAAGCACTTGCAGACTTGGTTGGTGTTTCAAGGCAAACAATAAATGCAATTGAAAAAGGAGATTATAATCCAACAATAAAATTATGTATATCAATTTGTAAAGTACTGGATAAAACATTAGATGAACTTTTTTGGCAAGATGATGAAAGTGAATAA
- a CDS encoding histidine phosphatase family protein: MKIKKILIFSRHGLRYPLINNSSITNWEYPIGDLTLKGSTLEYLFGQHLNEMLDIKDEKIYFLSNSMKRTYLTARALALAFKPYEDTKINMKHNTFDITDDRFNLLLKNKEIINNSKIDVIDEKLKTIYETMENILKLKKGTISNNKSVIWANEDGFILVDGALKIATDICDLFLLKYYEGFKKEDIFVSNKFLSNLKLMSKAKDEFLELIFTNTDYINNSKENIYNLVKDELSNIKNKVSVFVGHDSNLATLMKMFNIKYKYPNKYSIEKYPVGAKLIFKVFEDNSYEIYYSYFDYKAIRNFEIKKPYMFLLKKGNNIKDIIK, translated from the coding sequence ATGAAAATAAAGAAAATTTTAATATTTAGTAGACATGGTTTAAGATATCCTTTAATTAATAACTCAAGTATCACAAATTGGGAATATCCTATAGGAGATTTAACTTTAAAAGGCTCTACTCTCGAATATTTATTCGGTCAACATTTAAATGAAATGCTTGATATTAAAGATGAAAAAATATATTTTTTATCTAATTCTATGAAAAGAACATATTTAACTGCCCGAGCTTTAGCCTTAGCATTTAAACCATATGAAGATACTAAAATAAATATGAAGCATAACACTTTTGATATTACTGATGACAGATTCAATTTATTATTAAAAAATAAAGAAATCATTAATAATTCAAAAATTGATGTTATTGATGAAAAATTAAAAACAATTTATGAAACAATGGAAAATATACTTAAACTAAAAAAAGGGACAATTTCAAATAATAAGTCAGTTATTTGGGCTAATGAAGATGGATTTATATTAGTTGACGGAGCTTTAAAAATTGCAACAGATATATGTGATTTATTTTTACTTAAATATTATGAAGGCTTTAAAAAAGAAGATATCTTTGTAAGTAATAAATTTTTAAGTAACTTAAAATTAATGTCTAAAGCAAAAGATGAATTTTTAGAATTAATTTTTACAAATACCGATTATATAAATAATTCTAAAGAGAATATATATAATTTAGTAAAAGATGAATTAAGTAATATTAAAAACAAGGTAAGTGTATTTGTTGGTCACGATTCTAATTTGGCTACTCTTATGAAAATGTTTAATATAAAATATAAATATCCTAATAAATATAGTATTGAAAAATACCCAGTTGGAGCAAAATTGATATTTAAAGTTTTTGAAGACAATTCATATGAAATTTATTATTCATATTTTGATTATAAAGCAATCAGAAATTTTGAAATAAAAAAACCTTATATGTTTTTACTAAAAAAAGGAAATAATATTAAAGATATAATAAAATAG
- the pfkA gene encoding 6-phosphofructokinase, translating to MKKIAILTSGGDSQGMNAAIRTVAKAAMNKGWEVYAIRRGYKGMLEDDIYIMTPLDVANIAGKGGTILYTARLTEFANPEVRARAAQNLKKRGIEALVVIGGDGSFHGAHYLFEEQGIKTVGLPATIDNDIAGTDYTIGYDSALNIVIDSISKIRDTAQSHGRTIFVEVMGRNCGDIALNAGIAAGANGILIPEIKWSIDDLQKIISSRRQRGKMYDVIVVSEGVGKTEEIAKQLKEKMPELDIKVTVLGHVQRGGAPSAYDRLLATKLGIEAVNILDKGEEAGVMLGIEKTEITSHKLSYAWENYSKKNQKYYDIAMMLSI from the coding sequence ATGAAAAAAATAGCAATTTTAACAAGTGGTGGAGATTCGCAAGGAATGAATGCAGCTATAAGAACAGTTGCAAAAGCTGCTATGAATAAAGGTTGGGAAGTTTACGCAATAAGAAGAGGTTATAAAGGTATGTTAGAAGATGACATTTATATTATGACTCCTCTTGATGTGGCAAATATCGCAGGAAAAGGTGGTACTATCCTATATACTGCAAGACTTACCGAATTTGCTAACCCTGAAGTTAGAGCTCGTGCTGCTCAAAATTTAAAGAAAAGGGGCATAGAAGCATTAGTAGTTATAGGGGGAGACGGTTCATTTCACGGTGCTCACTACTTATTTGAAGAACAAGGCATTAAAACTGTTGGGCTTCCAGCAACTATAGATAACGATATCGCAGGAACTGATTACACAATAGGGTATGACAGTGCTCTTAATATAGTAATTGATTCTATTTCAAAAATTCGTGATACTGCTCAATCACACGGTAGAACGATTTTTGTTGAAGTAATGGGAAGAAATTGTGGAGATATAGCACTTAATGCTGGTATTGCTGCCGGTGCAAATGGTATACTAATACCTGAAATAAAATGGAGCATAGACGATTTACAAAAAATTATAAGCTCTAGAAGACAAAGAGGTAAAATGTATGATGTAATTGTTGTTTCTGAAGGTGTTGGAAAAACAGAAGAAATAGCAAAACAACTAAAAGAAAAAATGCCTGAATTAGATATTAAAGTTACAGTTTTAGGACATGTTCAAAGAGGTGGAGCACCAAGTGCTTACGATAGACTTCTTGCAACTAAGCTTGGAATTGAAGCTGTAAATATTCTTGATAAAGGTGAAGAAGCAGGAGTTATGTTAGGTATTGAAAAAACAGAAATTACATCACATAAACTTTCTTATGCTTGGGAAAATTATTCTAAGAAAAATCAAAAATATTATGATATAGCTATGATGCTATCAATATAA
- a CDS encoding peptide ABC transporter substrate-binding protein → MFKRILSMLIFFIFISCNNINETSVVYNLGNKPQTIDPHQFTEMLSVQLISTTNEGLLRQDKDGNFIHALAFEFSEKGNTLIFKIRKDAKWSDGSNVTADDVVFGFKRALNKKTAARFAELLFPIKNAVKYNKGEVSENELGVISKNDTVIITLEKPTPYFKHILKMPIAFPVKNGINTDIHDFKTALYNGPFIITQMNDDKIVLKKNRYYWDKKNIKIDKIIYTTINKFEVVENLIKNNEIDMSRVEPFDLDTKRKNKELINYQNGRIWYLDFNLKNEILSKKENRKAINEAIDREKYVKDIKLDGSTVAKSVISSVFNSYRNMYPDNSYFFDNKKSSLLEGKSIRLLAGNSTAEVKEASFIQEELRRKLNLKVNVQIVTFKERLALTRSGNYDIVLNTYSPKFDDPISMLDRWNRPNKNNYHIWKQKEYENLILAIENETNTNKRFELINKAEKILIDDVIIAPLYYSTENWYIRKNIKNVIIHPISTRIDVFKLIRENK, encoded by the coding sequence ATGTTTAAAAGAATTTTATCTATGCTTATATTTTTCATTTTTATTTCTTGTAATAATATTAATGAAACAAGTGTAGTATATAATCTTGGAAATAAACCACAAACTATAGATCCGCATCAATTTACTGAAATGCTTTCAGTACAACTTATATCTACTACTAATGAGGGATTATTAAGACAGGATAAAGATGGAAATTTCATTCATGCATTGGCTTTTGAATTTAGTGAAAAAGGGAATACTCTAATATTTAAAATTAGAAAAGATGCAAAATGGAGTGACGGTTCAAATGTCACTGCTGATGACGTTGTTTTTGGTTTTAAAAGAGCATTAAATAAAAAAACTGCTGCAAGGTTTGCTGAATTATTATTTCCAATAAAAAATGCAGTGAAATATAATAAAGGAGAAGTTAGTGAAAATGAACTTGGTGTTATTTCAAAAAATGATACCGTTATAATTACACTAGAAAAACCTACTCCATATTTTAAACACATACTTAAAATGCCTATTGCATTTCCGGTAAAAAATGGAATAAATACTGATATACATGATTTTAAAACTGCCTTATATAATGGACCTTTTATTATTACTCAAATGAATGATGACAAAATAGTTTTAAAGAAAAATAGATATTACTGGGATAAAAAAAATATAAAAATTGATAAAATCATATACACTACTATAAACAAATTTGAAGTTGTTGAAAATCTAATAAAAAATAATGAAATTGATATGTCAAGAGTTGAACCTTTTGACCTTGATACAAAGCGTAAAAATAAAGAACTAATTAACTATCAAAATGGTCGTATATGGTATTTGGACTTTAATTTAAAAAATGAAATATTAAGTAAAAAGGAAAATAGAAAAGCAATAAATGAAGCTATTGACAGAGAAAAATATGTTAAAGATATAAAATTAGATGGATCAACTGTTGCAAAATCTGTAATATCTTCTGTGTTTAATAGTTATAGAAATATGTATCCTGATAATTCATATTTTTTTGATAATAAAAAAAGTAGCCTATTAGAAGGTAAAAGTATAAGACTTTTAGCAGGTAACTCTACTGCTGAAGTAAAAGAAGCAAGTTTTATACAAGAAGAATTAAGAAGAAAATTAAATCTGAAAGTTAATGTTCAAATAGTTACTTTCAAAGAACGACTTGCTCTTACAAGAAGTGGCAATTATGATATAGTATTAAATACATATAGCCCTAAATTTGATGATCCAATTTCAATGCTTGATAGATGGAATCGTCCAAATAAAAATAACTACCATATTTGGAAACAAAAAGAATATGAAAATTTGATTTTAGCAATTGAAAATGAAACAAATACTAATAAAAGATTTGAGTTAATTAATAAAGCTGAAAAAATCTTAATTGATGATGTTATTATTGCTCCTTTGTATTACTCAACTGAAAATTGGTATATTAGAAAAAATATAAAAAATGTAATTATACATCCTATTTCAACAAGAATAGATGTATTTAAACTAATAAGGGAAAATAAATGA